The following coding sequences lie in one Gadus macrocephalus chromosome 1, ASM3116895v1 genomic window:
- the ptges3b gene encoding prostaglandin E synthase 3b isoform X2: MIPASAKWYDRRDAVYIEFCVADSKDVKVNFDKTKFGFTCIGGTDNVKHENEVDLFEAIDQSESKQKRTDRSVLCCLRKAEPGKAWPRLTKEKAKLTWLSVDFNNWKDWEDDSDEEMGNFDQFSDMNNMGGEDDLPDLDGAAEDEDSADSDDEKMPDLE, from the exons AT GATTCCAGCATCCGCAAAGTGGTACGACAGACGGGATGCTGTTTACATAGAGTTCTGCGTGGCAGACAGCAAGGATGTCAAGGTCAACTTTGATAAAACAAAGTTTGGATTTAC TTGTATCGGAGGAACTGACAATGTCAAACATGAAAATGAAGTTGACCTCTTCGAAGCCATTGATCAAAGT GAATCCAAACAGAAACGCACAGACCGCTCAGTGTTGTGCTGTTTACGGAAAGCGGAGCCAGGGAAGGCATGGCCCAGGCTAACAAAAGAGAAAGCTAAG CTCACTTGGCTCAGCGTTGATTTCAACAACTGGAAAGACTGGGAGGATGACTCAGATGAGGAGATGGGCAACTTTGACCAATTCTCAGAT ATGAACAACATGGGAGGTGAGGATGACCTACCTGATCTAGATGGAGCAGCAGAAGAT GAGGACTCTGCGGATAGTGATGATGAAA AAATGCCAGACTTGGAATAG
- the ptges3b gene encoding prostaglandin E synthase 3b isoform X1, translating into MIPASAKWYDRRDAVYIEFCVADSKDVKVNFDKTKFGFTCIGGTDNVKHENEVDLFEAIDQSESKQKRTDRSVLCCLRKAEPGKAWPRLTKEKAKLTWLSVDFNNWKDWEDDSDEEMGNFDQFSDMMNNMGGEDDLPDLDGAAEDEDSADSDDEKMPDLE; encoded by the exons AT GATTCCAGCATCCGCAAAGTGGTACGACAGACGGGATGCTGTTTACATAGAGTTCTGCGTGGCAGACAGCAAGGATGTCAAGGTCAACTTTGATAAAACAAAGTTTGGATTTAC TTGTATCGGAGGAACTGACAATGTCAAACATGAAAATGAAGTTGACCTCTTCGAAGCCATTGATCAAAGT GAATCCAAACAGAAACGCACAGACCGCTCAGTGTTGTGCTGTTTACGGAAAGCGGAGCCAGGGAAGGCATGGCCCAGGCTAACAAAAGAGAAAGCTAAG CTCACTTGGCTCAGCGTTGATTTCAACAACTGGAAAGACTGGGAGGATGACTCAGATGAGGAGATGGGCAACTTTGACCAATTCTCAGAT atGATGAACAACATGGGAGGTGAGGATGACCTACCTGATCTAGATGGAGCAGCAGAAGAT GAGGACTCTGCGGATAGTGATGATGAAA AAATGCCAGACTTGGAATAG